The following proteins are co-located in the Thermus thermophilus HB8 genome:
- the tilS gene encoding tRNA lysidine(34) synthetase TilS: MDVPAFRERLLRLAPKDPLVLAVSGGGDSVALALLVKEAGRQAVVAHLDHGLRPESPLDQAFVRALAERLGFPFFTERVEVARIAQARGENLEAVAREVRYAFLHRVAREVGARAILTAHTLDDQAETVLLQLLQGTARATGIREREGIVVRPLLAHTREELRAYLRARGEAWREDPTNQDPALDRNFLRLFVFPLLEERFPAAKRALARFAEARAEEEGVLERQAEARLLPDPRFFVPAFRAAPLLEAPLAVRRRALRRLLEKLGLRPEARLVLLLEEALRGRPQTLPGGVLARRKGGTLFLLPPRPRLPLPPGFRRPAPGDYLERPSGRKRLVDFLAEKGVPRELKPLWPVRAEGNRVVEVLGLYPPPPEEAHMAEALAEAASAFREGEVPVGAVLVLPGRVLRAHNRVEGLRDPTAHAEMLLLREAGPEARGGRLYVTLEPCLMCHHALAQAGVEVVYGAENLKEGALTRFGLPTRARGGVRERECAKLLRDFFARLREGCRSG; the protein is encoded by the coding sequence ATGGATGTCCCGGCCTTCCGCGAGCGCCTTCTTCGCCTCGCCCCCAAAGACCCCCTCGTCCTCGCCGTCTCCGGGGGCGGGGACTCCGTGGCCCTGGCCCTCCTGGTGAAGGAAGCAGGGCGCCAGGCGGTGGTGGCCCACCTGGACCACGGCCTGCGCCCGGAAAGCCCCCTGGACCAGGCCTTCGTCCGGGCCCTGGCGGAAAGGCTGGGCTTCCCCTTCTTCACCGAGCGGGTGGAGGTGGCCCGGATCGCCCAGGCCCGGGGCGAGAACCTGGAGGCGGTGGCCCGGGAAGTGCGCTACGCCTTCCTCCACCGGGTGGCCCGGGAGGTGGGGGCCCGGGCGATCCTCACCGCCCACACCCTGGACGACCAGGCGGAGACCGTGCTCCTCCAGCTCCTCCAGGGGACCGCCCGGGCCACGGGCATCCGGGAGCGGGAGGGGATCGTGGTCCGCCCCCTTTTGGCCCACACCCGGGAGGAGCTTCGGGCCTACCTCCGGGCCCGAGGAGAGGCCTGGCGCGAGGACCCCACGAACCAGGACCCCGCCCTGGACCGGAACTTCCTCCGGCTCTTCGTCTTTCCCCTCCTGGAGGAGCGCTTTCCCGCGGCCAAGCGCGCCCTGGCCCGCTTCGCCGAGGCCCGGGCCGAGGAGGAAGGGGTCCTGGAGCGCCAGGCCGAGGCCCGGCTCCTCCCCGACCCCCGCTTCTTCGTCCCCGCCTTCCGGGCGGCGCCCCTCCTCGAGGCTCCCCTGGCGGTGCGCCGCCGGGCCTTGAGGCGGCTTCTGGAAAAGCTCGGCCTTAGGCCGGAGGCCCGCCTCGTCCTCCTCCTGGAGGAGGCCCTCCGCGGCCGGCCCCAGACCCTCCCGGGGGGCGTCCTGGCCCGGCGCAAGGGGGGCACCCTCTTCCTCCTCCCCCCAAGGCCCCGCCTGCCCCTGCCCCCGGGGTTCCGCCGCCCCGCGCCCGGGGACTACCTGGAGCGGCCTTCCGGGAGGAAGCGCCTCGTGGACTTCCTGGCGGAAAAAGGAGTCCCCCGGGAGCTCAAGCCCCTCTGGCCCGTGCGCGCCGAGGGCAACCGGGTGGTGGAGGTCCTGGGCCTTTACCCGCCCCCTCCCGAGGAGGCCCACATGGCGGAGGCCTTGGCGGAGGCGGCCTCGGCCTTCCGGGAAGGGGAGGTGCCGGTGGGGGCGGTCCTCGTCCTCCCGGGCCGCGTCCTCCGGGCCCACAACCGGGTGGAGGGGCTAAGGGACCCCACGGCCCACGCGGAGATGCTCCTCCTTAGGGAGGCGGGGCCCGAGGCCCGGGGCGGGCGGCTTTACGTGACCCTCGAGCCCTGCCTCATGTGCCACCACGCCCTGGCCCAGGCGGGGGTGGAAGTGGTCTACGGGGCGGAAAACCTCAAGGAAGGCGCCCTCACCCGCTTCGGCCTCCCCACCCGGGCCCGGGGTGGTGTGCGGGAAAGGGAGTGTGCTAAGCTCTTAAGGGACTTCTTCGCCCGGCTCAGGGAGGGGTGCCGGAGCGGTTGA
- a CDS encoding alpha/beta fold hydrolase — MRRAGYLHLYGLNLVFDRVGKGPPVLLVAEEASRWPEALPEGYAFYLLDLPGYGRTEGPRMAPEELAHFVAGFAVMMNLGAPWVLLRGLGLALGPHLEALGLRALPAEGVEVAEVLSSKLSYGNIDLGGNL, encoded by the coding sequence ATGAGGCGTGCGGGCTACCTCCACCTCTACGGCCTGAACCTGGTCTTTGACCGGGTGGGGAAGGGGCCTCCCGTCCTCCTGGTGGCCGAGGAAGCCTCCCGCTGGCCTGAGGCCCTCCCCGAGGGGTACGCCTTCTACCTCCTGGACCTGCCCGGGTACGGCAGGACCGAGGGGCCGAGGATGGCCCCCGAGGAGCTCGCCCACTTCGTCGCGGGCTTCGCGGTCATGATGAACCTGGGCGCCCCCTGGGTCCTCCTCCGGGGCTTGGGGCTTGCCCTCGGGCCTCACCTCGAGGCCCTGGGCCTCCGCGCCCTCCCGGCGGAGGGGGTGGAGGTTGCAGAGGTCTTGTCAAGTAAGCTTAGCTATGGTAACATAGACCTGGGAGGTAACCTATGA
- a CDS encoding alpha/beta fold hydrolase, translated as MGEIRLFPGLLAPPAGLDFLLDLPSEEGLHLVAFAEGALDALKVAFQEGARSLVLLSPVLFRDALLSARLGALRFGLERGGVEGFARVGRALFFGALSAGSEEVYEAWKEGLSEAGLWRWLGRLEALADERRWLRGTAARVLVVQGALDAFTPPLHGAKVADFAKGEALRFVVDEAGHLVPWEAQEEVRDLVADFLLGEGFRPLPGGLAL; from the coding sequence GTGGGCGAGATCCGGCTCTTCCCCGGCCTCCTCGCCCCCCCGGCGGGGCTGGACTTCCTCTTGGACCTCCCCTCGGAGGAAGGGCTCCACCTCGTGGCCTTCGCCGAGGGGGCCTTGGACGCGCTAAAGGTGGCCTTCCAGGAGGGGGCGAGAAGCCTCGTCCTCCTCTCCCCGGTCCTCTTCCGGGACGCGCTGCTTTCGGCGCGGCTTGGCGCCTTGCGCTTCGGCCTGGAGCGGGGCGGGGTGGAGGGGTTTGCCCGGGTGGGCCGGGCCCTCTTCTTCGGGGCCTTAAGCGCGGGGAGCGAGGAGGTCTACGAGGCCTGGAAGGAGGGCCTGAGCGAGGCGGGGCTTTGGCGGTGGCTTGGCCGCCTCGAGGCCCTCGCCGACGAAAGGCGCTGGCTTAGGGGCACCGCGGCCCGGGTCCTCGTGGTCCAGGGGGCCCTGGACGCCTTCACCCCGCCCCTTCACGGGGCCAAGGTGGCCGACTTCGCCAAGGGGGAGGCCCTCCGCTTCGTGGTGGACGAGGCCGGGCACCTCGTGCCCTGGGAGGCCCAGGAGGAGGTCCGGGACCTGGTGGCGGACTTCCTCCTGGGGGAGGGGTTCAGGCCCCTGCCCGGGGGGCTCGCCTTATGA
- a CDS encoding PaaI family thioesterase → MEVKAFLERETLDRTLGVRYLKAEKDEVVAELVVTPKVHQPFGFLHGGATVALAESVASVGGFLNCPPGHAAFGLEINCNHLRKKREGTIRAVGRPLHVGRTTQVWEVKVYDEEGRLVAASRCTLAVVPLEPAKEPA, encoded by the coding sequence ATGGAGGTCAAGGCCTTCCTGGAGCGGGAAACCTTGGACCGGACCCTGGGGGTCCGCTACCTCAAGGCGGAGAAGGACGAGGTGGTGGCGGAGCTTGTGGTGACGCCCAAGGTCCACCAGCCCTTCGGCTTCCTCCACGGGGGGGCCACGGTGGCCCTGGCGGAAAGCGTGGCGAGCGTGGGGGGGTTCCTGAACTGCCCTCCGGGGCACGCCGCCTTCGGGCTGGAGATCAACTGCAACCACCTCCGCAAGAAGCGGGAGGGGACGATCCGGGCCGTGGGGAGGCCCCTCCACGTGGGCCGCACCACCCAGGTCTGGGAGGTGAAGGTCTACGACGAGGAAGGGCGCCTGGTGGCCGCAAGCCGCTGCACCCTGGCCGTGGTCCCCCTAGAACCAGCCAAGGAGCCAGCGTAG
- a CDS encoding dipeptidase — MPPFLVDAHLDLAWNARALGRDLTLPLEALRAQDPHPDTPLVTLPSLKEAGVALAFATLFVDPREGAQEDWEEEVYAQLALYEAWERRGLVRVLREREDLLAHLERFPQDGVLGLVLLLEGAHALEAPEDLRPLRKRGLRLLSLTWATGNAYAGGNAEPGPLTAKGRALLEAMAALGVALDLSHLAEEAAWEALRVYEGPVCATHANCRALVPSERHLSDGLLRALAGREGVLGLVPFNAFLDPAWKRGMARLPLEAFFRHKAHAEALMGGGRVGLGTDWDGGFGLEAVPQGLDRHRDLRALGDEGFLGGNWLRWLLGWF; from the coding sequence GTGCCTCCCTTCCTGGTGGACGCCCACCTGGACCTGGCCTGGAACGCCCGCGCCTTAGGGCGGGACCTCACCCTCCCCTTGGAGGCCCTCCGCGCCCAGGACCCCCACCCCGACACCCCCCTGGTCACCCTCCCGAGCCTTAAGGAGGCGGGGGTGGCCCTCGCCTTCGCCACCCTCTTCGTGGACCCTCGGGAAGGGGCACAGGAGGACTGGGAGGAGGAGGTCTACGCCCAGCTCGCCCTCTACGAGGCCTGGGAGAGGCGGGGCCTCGTGAGGGTCCTAAGGGAGCGGGAGGACCTCTTGGCCCACCTGGAGCGCTTCCCCCAAGACGGCGTCTTGGGCCTCGTCCTCCTCCTGGAGGGGGCCCACGCCCTGGAAGCCCCCGAGGACCTCCGCCCCTTGCGCAAGCGGGGCCTCAGGCTCCTCTCCCTCACCTGGGCCACGGGAAACGCCTACGCCGGCGGGAACGCCGAGCCTGGCCCCCTCACGGCCAAGGGGCGGGCCCTCCTCGAGGCGATGGCGGCTTTGGGCGTGGCCCTGGACCTCTCCCACCTGGCGGAGGAAGCGGCCTGGGAGGCCCTAAGGGTTTACGAAGGCCCCGTGTGCGCCACCCACGCCAACTGCCGCGCCCTGGTGCCCTCCGAGAGGCACCTCTCCGACGGGCTCTTGCGGGCCCTGGCCGGGCGGGAGGGGGTTTTGGGCCTCGTGCCCTTTAACGCCTTTTTAGACCCCGCCTGGAAGCGGGGGATGGCGCGGCTTCCCCTGGAGGCCTTTTTCCGGCACAAGGCCCACGCCGAGGCCCTCATGGGCGGGGGGCGGGTGGGCCTGGGCACGGACTGGGACGGGGGGTTCGGCCTCGAGGCCGTGCCCCAGGGCCTGGACCGGCACCGGGACCTCCGCGCCTTAGGGGACGAGGGGTTTTTGGGCGGGAACTGGCTACGCTGGCTCCTTGGCTGGTTCTAG
- the uvrC gene encoding excinuclease ABC subunit UvrC — MRAQDLPPLPETPGVYLWKRGEEVLYVGKAKSLRARVKSYFHAEGKARRIAEEATGLDFIATRDEVEALLLEANLIKAHRPLYNVLLKDDKHYPFLKLTNEPFPTLLVVRRVEEDGAKYYGPFPEAGALRRIKTLIDRLFPLRKNSGYPMKRRRYPCLNYSMGRCLAPCVGKADPEAYQEVVRQVEAVLEGRVDGLLQELEAKMREAARRLEFERAAEIRDQMEALRAFFSTDQQAFDPEMGDLDFLGMARSGALAVVQLYQVRSGRILGRISRVVEKEEATDEEILWAFLRDHYLEASPLPPLVLLPFPLEDLESLAELLKRRAGRKVELRVPKKGEKARLLELAERNARLALETELKLRERRGEHPALKALQDLLGLPARPWRLEGYDISHLQGQARVFSIAVFEGGRPKRQEYRRMRLKAGNDDYAAMEEGVFRRYTGSLKDLPLPDLLLIDGGVGQVRAAARALERAGLRLPLVGLAKGEEVLVTPEGRELRLPLTHPALQLLIHLRDEAHQNGLRYHRKRRSEELFRVLQGIPGIGEKRRRLLLERYGGLRALKEAPLEELARLPGMSLEAARALKAALAEEEPA; from the coding sequence GTGCGGGCCCAAGACCTCCCTCCCCTTCCCGAGACCCCCGGGGTCTACCTGTGGAAGCGGGGGGAGGAGGTGCTCTACGTGGGCAAGGCCAAGAGCCTCCGCGCCCGGGTGAAAAGCTACTTCCACGCCGAGGGCAAGGCGAGGCGCATCGCCGAGGAGGCCACAGGGCTAGACTTCATCGCCACCCGGGACGAGGTGGAGGCCCTCCTCCTCGAGGCCAACCTCATCAAGGCCCACCGCCCCCTCTACAACGTCCTCCTCAAGGACGACAAGCACTACCCCTTCCTCAAGCTCACCAACGAGCCCTTCCCCACCCTCCTCGTGGTGCGCCGGGTGGAGGAGGACGGGGCCAAGTACTACGGGCCCTTCCCCGAGGCGGGGGCGCTTCGCCGCATCAAGACCCTCATAGACCGCCTCTTCCCCTTGCGCAAGAACTCGGGCTACCCCATGAAAAGGAGGCGCTACCCCTGCCTGAACTACAGCATGGGCCGCTGCCTCGCCCCTTGCGTGGGGAAGGCGGACCCAGAGGCCTACCAGGAGGTGGTGCGCCAGGTGGAGGCGGTCCTCGAGGGCCGGGTGGACGGGCTCCTTCAGGAGCTCGAGGCCAAGATGCGGGAGGCGGCGAGAAGGCTTGAGTTTGAGCGGGCGGCGGAGATCCGCGACCAGATGGAGGCCCTAAGGGCCTTCTTCTCCACGGACCAGCAGGCCTTTGACCCGGAGATGGGGGACCTGGACTTTCTGGGGATGGCCCGCTCCGGGGCCCTCGCCGTGGTGCAGCTCTACCAGGTGCGCTCCGGGCGGATCCTCGGCCGCATCAGCCGCGTGGTGGAGAAGGAGGAGGCCACGGACGAGGAAATCCTCTGGGCCTTCCTCCGGGACCACTACCTGGAGGCCTCCCCCCTCCCCCCCCTCGTCCTCCTCCCCTTCCCCCTGGAGGACCTGGAAAGCCTCGCCGAGCTCCTCAAGCGCCGCGCGGGGCGGAAGGTGGAGCTTAGGGTGCCGAAGAAGGGGGAGAAGGCGCGGCTCTTGGAACTCGCCGAAAGGAACGCCCGCCTCGCCTTGGAGACCGAGCTCAAGCTCCGGGAAAGGCGGGGGGAGCACCCTGCCCTCAAGGCCCTCCAGGACCTCCTGGGGCTTCCCGCCCGCCCCTGGCGCCTCGAGGGCTACGACATAAGCCACCTCCAGGGCCAGGCCCGGGTCTTCTCCATCGCCGTCTTTGAGGGGGGAAGGCCCAAGCGGCAGGAGTACCGCAGGATGCGCCTCAAGGCGGGGAACGACGACTACGCCGCCATGGAGGAAGGGGTCTTCCGCCGCTACACGGGAAGCCTCAAGGACCTTCCCCTCCCCGACCTCCTCCTCATTGACGGGGGAGTGGGCCAGGTGCGGGCGGCGGCAAGGGCCCTGGAGCGGGCGGGCCTCAGGCTTCCCCTGGTGGGCCTCGCCAAGGGGGAGGAGGTCCTGGTCACGCCGGAAGGGCGGGAGCTCCGCCTCCCCCTCACCCACCCGGCCCTGCAGCTTCTCATCCACCTCCGGGACGAGGCCCACCAAAACGGCCTCCGCTACCACCGGAAGCGGCGGAGCGAGGAGCTTTTCCGGGTCCTCCAGGGCATCCCCGGGATCGGGGAGAAAAGGAGGCGGCTCCTCTTGGAGCGCTACGGGGGGCTAAGGGCCCTCAAGGAGGCCCCCCTGGAGGAGCTCGCCCGGCTTCCCGGGATGAGCCTCGAGGCCGCCCGGGCCCTCAAGGCGGCCCTGGCCGAGGAGGAGCCCGCCTGA
- a CDS encoding ribose-phosphate diphosphokinase — MEIRLFSGSAHPDLARRVAEALGVPLGKALVDRFPDGEVRVRLLESVRGEDVYLIQPTCPPVNDHLMELLLLADAARRSSAGRINAVIPYFGYARQDKQTEGREPISARLVAGLLERVGVERVIAIDLHAPQIQGFFDIPVDHLSAVRLFARYLREKGYVENAVVVSPDAGRAEEARRLAERLGLPLAMLAKRRLGPRETSVTYVIGDVEGKRPILVDDIVSTGGTIRRGVEALLQAGALPEVVVMATHAVLVGGAKENLAHPAVREVVFTDTIPLKDGGYTVLSTAELLAQAIRHVHTNQSVSALI, encoded by the coding sequence ATGGAAATCCGGCTCTTCTCGGGGAGCGCCCACCCCGACTTGGCCCGGCGGGTGGCGGAGGCCCTGGGGGTGCCCTTGGGCAAGGCCCTGGTGGACCGCTTTCCCGACGGGGAGGTGCGGGTCAGGCTTCTTGAGAGCGTCCGCGGGGAGGACGTCTACCTCATCCAGCCCACCTGCCCCCCGGTGAACGACCACCTGATGGAGCTCCTCCTCCTCGCCGACGCCGCCAGGCGGAGCTCGGCGGGGCGCATCAACGCCGTCATCCCCTACTTCGGCTACGCCCGCCAGGACAAGCAGACGGAGGGGCGCGAGCCCATCAGCGCCAGGCTGGTGGCGGGGCTTTTGGAGAGGGTGGGGGTGGAGCGGGTCATCGCCATTGACCTCCACGCCCCCCAGATCCAGGGCTTCTTTGACATCCCCGTGGACCACCTCTCCGCCGTGCGCCTCTTCGCCCGCTACCTCCGGGAAAAGGGGTACGTGGAAAACGCCGTGGTGGTCTCCCCGGACGCGGGCCGGGCCGAGGAGGCGAGAAGGCTTGCGGAAAGGCTCGGCCTTCCCCTCGCCATGCTGGCCAAAAGGCGCCTCGGGCCCCGGGAGACCTCCGTGACCTACGTCATCGGCGACGTGGAGGGGAAAAGGCCCATCCTGGTGGACGACATCGTCTCCACCGGGGGGACGATAAGGCGGGGGGTGGAGGCCCTCCTCCAGGCGGGGGCCCTCCCCGAGGTGGTGGTCATGGCCACCCACGCCGTCCTGGTGGGGGGGGCCAAGGAGAACCTCGCCCACCCCGCCGTCCGCGAGGTGGTGTTCACCGACACCATCCCCCTAAAGGACGGGGGCTACACGGTGCTCTCCACCGCCGAGCTTCTGGCCCAGGCCATCCGCCACGTCCACACCAACCAGTCGGTGAGCGCCCTCATCTGA
- the mtnN gene encoding 5'-methylthioadenosine/S-adenosylhomocysteine nucleosidase codes for MTAFFAAEPEEASALREALGAGEALEAPFPLHRGEGVLVAETGVGKVAAALAVAHVLTRFRPSESFFLGVAGALDPSLRALDLLLAEKAVQWDVDLTPFGRKPGETAFGVAFFPSDPALLARAEKAALALGLPFRRGVVATGDRFLAQREEAERLRALHGADAVEMEGAAALMVAWRFRHPMVLLRVVTDGAGEGAALDFQAFLREAARRLGLLARALVE; via the coding sequence GTGACCGCCTTCTTCGCCGCCGAGCCCGAGGAGGCCTCCGCCCTCCGGGAGGCTTTGGGGGCGGGGGAGGCCTTGGAGGCCCCCTTCCCCCTCCACCGGGGCGAGGGGGTCTTGGTGGCGGAAACGGGCGTGGGCAAGGTGGCGGCCGCCCTGGCCGTGGCCCACGTCCTCACCCGCTTCCGCCCCTCGGAGAGCTTCTTCCTGGGGGTGGCGGGGGCCCTGGACCCTTCCCTCCGCGCCTTGGACCTCCTCCTGGCGGAGAAGGCGGTCCAGTGGGACGTGGACCTCACCCCCTTCGGCCGCAAGCCGGGGGAGACCGCCTTTGGGGTGGCCTTCTTCCCCTCGGACCCCGCCCTCCTCGCCCGGGCGGAGAAGGCCGCCCTGGCCTTGGGCCTTCCCTTCCGGCGGGGGGTGGTGGCCACGGGGGACCGCTTTCTGGCCCAAAGGGAGGAGGCGGAAAGGCTTCGCGCCCTCCACGGGGCGGACGCCGTGGAGATGGAGGGGGCCGCGGCCCTCATGGTGGCCTGGCGCTTCCGCCACCCCATGGTCCTCCTGCGCGTGGTGACGGACGGGGCCGGGGAGGGGGCGGCCTTGGACTTCCAGGCCTTTTTGCGGGAGGCCGCAAGGCGCCTTGGGCTCCTCGCCCGGGCCCTGGTAGAGTGA
- a CDS encoding S-ribosylhomocysteine lyase — MAEVESFSLDHTKVKAPYVRLAGRKALAGGVVEKYDLRLAQPNREALPTGALHTLEHLLAGYLRDHLPGVIDLSPMGCRTGFYLVVEGPVGEEKVLEAFAQALKDVLAHEGEVPGASFRECGNYRDHDLPGAKAWAEKVLKAGLRVQATVPLEAR, encoded by the coding sequence ATGGCCGAGGTGGAGAGCTTCAGCCTGGACCACACCAAGGTCAAGGCCCCCTACGTGCGCCTGGCGGGGAGGAAGGCCCTCGCGGGGGGCGTGGTGGAGAAGTACGACCTGAGGCTTGCCCAGCCCAACCGGGAGGCCCTGCCCACGGGGGCCTTGCACACCCTGGAGCACCTCCTCGCGGGGTATTTGCGGGACCACCTCCCGGGGGTCATTGACCTCTCCCCCATGGGCTGCCGCACGGGGTTTTACCTGGTGGTGGAAGGCCCCGTGGGGGAGGAAAAGGTCCTCGAGGCCTTCGCCCAGGCCTTGAAGGACGTCCTCGCCCACGAGGGGGAGGTCCCCGGGGCGAGCTTCAGGGAGTGCGGCAACTACCGGGACCATGACCTTCCTGGCGCCAAGGCCTGGGCGGAGAAGGTGCTAAAGGCGGGGCTTAGGGTCCAGGCCACCGTTCCCCTGGAGGCGAGGTGA
- the guaA gene encoding glutamine-hydrolyzing GMP synthase codes for MVLVLDFGSQYTRLIARRLRELRAFSLILPGDAPLEEVLKHRPQALILSGGPRSVFDPDAPRPDPRLFSSGLPLLGICYGMQLLAQELGGRVERAGRAEYGKALLTRHEGPLFRGLEGEVQVWMSHQDAVTAPPPGWRVVAETEENPVAAIASPDGRAYGVQFHPEVAHTPKGMQILENFLELAGVKRDWTPEHVLEELLREVRERAGKDRVLLAVSGGVDSSTLALLLAKAGVDHLAVFVDHGLLRLGEREEVEGALRALGVNLLVVDAKERFLKALKGVEDPEEKRKIIGREFVAAFSQVARERGPFRFLAQGTLYPDVIESAGGHGAAKIKSHHNVGGLPEDLEFELLEPFRLLFKDEVRELALLLGLPDTLRLRHPFPGPGLAVRVLGEVTEERLEILRRADDIFTSLLREWGLYEKVAQALAVLTPVRSVGVAGDERKYGYVLALRAVTTEDFMTADWARLPLEFLDEAARRITRRVPEIGRVVYDLTSKPPATIEWE; via the coding sequence GTGGTCCTGGTCCTGGATTTCGGCTCCCAGTACACGCGGCTCATCGCGAGGAGGCTCCGGGAGCTCCGGGCCTTCTCCCTCATCCTTCCGGGGGACGCCCCCCTGGAGGAGGTCCTCAAGCACCGCCCCCAGGCCCTCATCCTCTCGGGGGGGCCGAGAAGCGTCTTTGACCCCGACGCCCCCCGACCCGACCCCAGGCTCTTCTCCTCGGGCCTGCCCCTCCTCGGGATCTGCTACGGCATGCAGCTCCTCGCCCAGGAGCTCGGGGGACGGGTGGAGCGGGCGGGCCGGGCCGAGTACGGCAAGGCCCTCCTCACCCGCCACGAGGGCCCCCTCTTCCGGGGCCTCGAGGGGGAGGTCCAGGTCTGGATGAGCCACCAGGACGCCGTGACCGCCCCGCCCCCGGGCTGGCGGGTGGTGGCGGAGACGGAGGAGAACCCCGTGGCCGCCATCGCCTCCCCGGACGGGCGGGCCTACGGCGTCCAGTTCCACCCCGAGGTAGCCCACACCCCCAAGGGGATGCAGATCCTGGAGAACTTCCTGGAGCTTGCCGGGGTCAAGCGGGACTGGACCCCGGAGCACGTCCTGGAAGAACTCCTCCGGGAGGTGCGGGAGCGGGCGGGGAAGGACCGGGTCCTCCTCGCCGTCTCCGGGGGGGTGGACTCCTCCACCCTGGCCCTCCTCCTCGCCAAGGCGGGGGTGGACCACCTGGCCGTCTTCGTGGACCACGGGCTTTTGCGCCTGGGGGAGCGGGAGGAGGTGGAGGGGGCCTTAAGGGCCCTTGGGGTGAACCTCCTGGTGGTGGACGCCAAGGAGCGCTTCCTGAAGGCCCTAAAGGGCGTGGAGGACCCCGAGGAAAAGCGCAAGATCATCGGGCGGGAGTTCGTGGCGGCCTTCTCCCAGGTGGCCCGGGAGAGGGGCCCCTTCCGCTTCCTCGCCCAGGGAACCCTCTACCCGGACGTCATTGAGTCCGCCGGGGGGCACGGGGCGGCCAAGATCAAGAGCCACCACAACGTGGGCGGCCTCCCCGAGGACCTGGAGTTTGAGCTCCTAGAGCCCTTTCGCCTCCTCTTCAAGGACGAGGTGCGGGAGCTCGCCCTCCTCCTCGGGCTTCCCGACACCCTGCGCCTCCGCCACCCCTTCCCCGGGCCTGGCCTCGCCGTGCGCGTCCTGGGGGAGGTGACGGAGGAGCGCCTGGAGATCCTGAGGCGGGCGGACGACATCTTCACGAGCCTCCTCAGGGAGTGGGGCCTCTACGAGAAGGTGGCCCAAGCCCTGGCGGTCCTCACGCCCGTGAGGAGCGTGGGGGTGGCGGGGGACGAAAGGAAGTACGGGTACGTCCTCGCCCTCAGGGCCGTCACCACCGAGGACTTCATGACCGCCGACTGGGCGAGGCTTCCCCTGGAGTTCCTGGACGAGGCGGCCCGGCGGATCACCCGCAGGGTCCCGGAGATCGGACGGGTGGTCTACGACCTCACCTCCAAGCCCCCGGCCACGATAGAGTGGGAATGA
- a CDS encoding Uma2 family endonuclease, translating into MGEPARLRRLTAEEYLREEATSPVKRELVEGVPYAMAGAGRAHNLIVTNLVLLLGPLARRKGCRLYVADMKLKVGEATFYYPDLMAVCAPPPESPLYEEAPCLVVEVLSPATEGVDRREKLWRYLSLPSLEGYLLVSARERRVELYRKEGDILHQVAEEGEVPLPCLEGSLPVAEVYAGVELEGQEA; encoded by the coding sequence ATGGGCGAACCCGCAAGGCTCAGGCGGCTCACCGCCGAGGAGTACCTGAGGGAGGAGGCCACCTCCCCCGTGAAGCGGGAGCTGGTGGAGGGGGTTCCCTACGCCATGGCCGGGGCGGGCCGGGCCCACAACCTGATCGTGACCAACCTGGTGCTCCTCCTTGGCCCCCTGGCCCGCAGGAAGGGCTGCCGCCTCTACGTGGCCGACATGAAGCTTAAGGTGGGGGAGGCCACCTTCTACTACCCGGACCTCATGGCGGTCTGCGCTCCACCCCCGGAGAGTCCCCTCTACGAGGAGGCCCCCTGCCTGGTGGTGGAGGTCCTCTCCCCCGCCACGGAGGGGGTGGACCGCAGGGAGAAGCTCTGGCGCTACCTCTCCCTTCCCTCCCTCGAGGGCTACCTCCTGGTGAGCGCCCGGGAGAGGCGGGTGGAGCTCTACCGGAAGGAGGGGGATATCCTCCACCAGGTGGCGGAGGAAGGCGAGGTCCCCCTGCCCTGCCTGGAGGGGAGCCTGCCCGTGGCGGAGGTCTACGCGGGGGTAGAGCTGGAGGGCCAAGAGGCGTAG
- a CDS encoding glutamine synthetase/cystathionine beta-lyase binding protein — translation MPTFIVLSTLTDDGAETLVKNPERIKEVNQELERDFGVRVVAQYAVLGPYDFVNVVEAEDAATVARAMLHLASRGSVKTMTLEAIPVADLIARLK, via the coding sequence ATGCCCACCTTTATCGTCCTCAGCACCCTGACCGACGACGGAGCCGAGACCCTGGTGAAGAACCCCGAGCGCATCAAGGAGGTGAACCAGGAGCTGGAGCGGGACTTCGGGGTCAGGGTGGTGGCCCAGTACGCCGTGCTCGGGCCCTACGACTTCGTGAACGTCGTGGAGGCGGAGGACGCCGCCACCGTGGCCCGGGCCATGCTCCACCTGGCCTCCCGGGGAAGCGTGAAGACGATGACCCTCGAGGCCATCCCCGTGGCCGACCTCATCGCCCGGCTCAAGTAG
- a CDS encoding VOC family protein, with protein sequence MEVLETSVYAEDLEKARAFYEGVLGLPCFQFKPPRHAFFRAGRGVFLVFNPKLTAKETHLPPHGAKGSVHVAFRVEEEELPAWEARLKAAGYPVWWAEWPKGKSLYTQDPAGNLVELAPARIWGLEEA encoded by the coding sequence GTGGAGGTTCTGGAGACTTCCGTCTACGCCGAGGACCTGGAGAAGGCCCGGGCCTTCTACGAAGGGGTCTTGGGCCTTCCCTGCTTTCAGTTCAAACCGCCCCGGCACGCCTTCTTCCGCGCCGGGCGGGGGGTGTTCCTGGTCTTCAACCCAAAGCTCACGGCAAAGGAAACCCACCTCCCTCCCCACGGGGCCAAAGGCAGCGTCCACGTGGCCTTCCGAGTGGAGGAGGAGGAGCTTCCCGCCTGGGAAGCGCGCCTCAAGGCGGCGGGCTACCCGGTGTGGTGGGCCGAGTGGCCCAAGGGAAAGAGCCTCTACACCCAGGACCCCGCCGGCAACCTGGTGGAGCTCGCCCCGGCGCGGATCTGGGGCCTGGAGGAGGCGTGA